A window of Candidatus Pantoea floridensis contains these coding sequences:
- the fabA gene encoding bifunctional 3-hydroxydecanoyl-ACP dehydratase/trans-2-decenoyl-ACP isomerase: MVDKRESYSKEDLVASGRGELFGENGPPLPSNNMLMMDRVVKMTEDGGKFDKGFVEAELDIRPDLWFFDCHFIGDPVMPGCLGLDAMWQLVGFYLGWLGAEGKGRALGVGEVKFTGQVLPTAKKVTYKIHFKRVINRKLVMGVADGEVFVDGNLIYSATDLKVGLFKDTSAF, encoded by the coding sequence ATGGTAGATAAACGCGAATCCTATAGTAAAGAAGACCTGGTTGCCTCGGGTCGCGGCGAACTGTTTGGCGAAAATGGACCGCCGCTTCCATCTAACAACATGTTGATGATGGACCGCGTGGTTAAAATGACCGAGGACGGCGGCAAATTCGACAAAGGTTTTGTCGAAGCCGAACTGGATATCCGCCCTGACCTGTGGTTCTTTGATTGCCACTTCATCGGTGATCCGGTAATGCCAGGCTGTCTGGGCCTTGATGCCATGTGGCAGCTGGTAGGCTTTTACCTTGGCTGGCTGGGTGCAGAAGGTAAAGGACGCGCATTAGGCGTGGGTGAAGTAAAATTCACCGGACAAGTCCTGCCAACCGCCAAAAAAGTGACTTACAAAATTCACTTCAAGCGCGTTATCAATCGCAAGCTGGTGATGGGTGTGGCAGATGGGGAAGTCTTCGTCGACGGAAATTTGATCTATTCCGCGACAGATTTGAAAGTGGGTCTGTTCAAAGATACCTCCGCTTTCTAA
- the rmf gene encoding ribosome modulation factor, translated as MKRQKRDRLERAHSRGYQAGITGRSKELCPHQTIDARSHWLGGWRQAMEDRSAVT; from the coding sequence ATGAAGAGACAGAAGAGAGACCGCCTGGAACGAGCACATTCTCGCGGCTATCAAGCGGGTATTACGGGCCGCTCAAAAGAGCTATGCCCCCATCAAACGATCGATGCGCGGTCTCACTGGTTGGGAGGTTGGCGTCAAGCCATGGAGGACAGGTCGGCAGTGACCTAA
- the pqiC gene encoding membrane integrity-associated transporter subunit PqiC has translation MKKGLIIGALLLLAGCSSTIENTYYQLPAGSDVARVDSASSGNQPMIWVEQVTVPDYMAGNGLVYQTSDVKYVIAANNLWASPLDQQLQQTLISNLSKALPGRLVAGSPLGETHYTLSVNVTGFQGRYDGQVVVSGEWLLQHQGRLIKHGFNLTLPQSEDGYDALVRTLAMGWQQTAQQIANSIVSLN, from the coding sequence GTGAAAAAAGGGCTGATTATCGGTGCGCTGCTGCTGCTGGCAGGCTGCAGCAGCACCATTGAAAATACCTATTATCAGCTGCCTGCGGGCAGTGATGTGGCGCGCGTTGACAGTGCATCGTCTGGTAATCAACCGATGATTTGGGTTGAGCAGGTGACAGTGCCGGATTACATGGCGGGCAACGGTCTGGTTTACCAGACGAGCGATGTGAAGTACGTGATCGCGGCCAATAACCTGTGGGCTAGCCCGCTCGATCAGCAGCTCCAGCAAACGTTGATTAGCAATCTCAGCAAAGCGCTGCCTGGCCGCCTTGTTGCCGGTTCGCCTTTGGGCGAAACGCACTATACGCTCTCAGTTAACGTTACTGGATTTCAGGGGCGTTATGATGGACAAGTCGTCGTCAGTGGCGAGTGGCTGCTGCAGCATCAAGGACGTCTAATCAAACATGGCTTTAATCTGACACTGCCACAATCTGAAGATGGCTATGACGCATTGGTGCGTACTCTGGCTATGGGTTGGCAGCAAACGGCGCAACAAATCGCCAATAGTATCGTTTCGCTAAATTAA
- the pqiB gene encoding intermembrane transport protein PqiB: protein MTDNHHETAKVDQIKRWSPVWIVPIVTLLIGGWILFYHFSHQGPEVTLITENAEGIEAGKTTIKSRSVNVGVVESAVLTDDLHHVEIKARLNSGMEKLLQGDSAFWVVKPQIGREGVTGLGTLLSGAYIELQPGSKGDKPERYQLLDAPPLAPPDAKGIRVTLDSKKAGQLNAGDPVLFRGYRVGSVETSNFDTDKRMMTYQLFIAAPYDRLITTNVRFWKDSGIAVDMSASGMRVEMGSLTTLFSGGVSFDVPDGAELGRAAENKAEYHLFDDQRSIQDSLYTSHTDFLLFFTDSIRGLQVGAPVEFRGIRLGTVSQVPYMIPGVNQALNNDYRVPVLIRIEPDRFVNRLGGDFNLEQHLQEGKKRGLRATLKTGNLLSGALFVDLDFYDNAPAYKGPNAVAGLEVIPTVSGGLAQIQQKLMAALDKINGLPLNPLLNEATGTLKESQRTLQQLQKTLDNLNQITANPAMKTLPADMQQTLRELNRSMKGLQPGSPAYSKLVGDMQRLDQVLRELQPVLKTLNTKSNALVFEAKPGQDPQPKRAKQ, encoded by the coding sequence TTGACGGACAACCATCACGAGACTGCTAAAGTCGACCAGATTAAACGCTGGTCACCAGTCTGGATTGTACCCATCGTTACGCTGTTAATCGGCGGATGGATTCTATTTTATCACTTCAGTCATCAAGGCCCGGAAGTGACGCTGATTACCGAGAATGCTGAAGGTATTGAGGCCGGCAAAACCACGATTAAAAGCCGCAGCGTTAATGTTGGCGTGGTGGAGAGCGCGGTGCTCACCGACGATCTGCATCACGTAGAAATCAAAGCGCGACTTAACTCCGGCATGGAAAAACTGCTGCAAGGTGACAGCGCATTTTGGGTGGTGAAGCCGCAGATTGGACGTGAAGGCGTTACCGGTCTCGGCACGCTACTCTCTGGCGCCTATATTGAGCTGCAGCCGGGTTCCAAAGGTGATAAACCTGAACGCTACCAGCTGCTGGATGCGCCACCTTTAGCACCGCCGGATGCCAAAGGCATTCGCGTGACGCTTGACAGTAAAAAAGCCGGTCAGCTTAATGCGGGCGATCCGGTGCTGTTCCGTGGCTATCGCGTCGGCTCGGTAGAGACCAGTAACTTTGATACCGATAAACGCATGATGACCTATCAGCTGTTTATTGCTGCGCCATACGATCGACTGATCACCACCAATGTCCGTTTCTGGAAAGATAGTGGTATTGCGGTGGATATGTCCGCGTCCGGTATGCGAGTGGAAATGGGATCGCTCACCACGCTGTTTAGCGGGGGCGTCAGCTTTGACGTGCCGGACGGCGCTGAATTGGGTCGAGCTGCGGAGAACAAAGCGGAATATCATCTGTTCGACGATCAACGCAGTATTCAGGATTCGCTGTATACCAGTCATACCGATTTCCTGCTGTTCTTCACCGATTCGATTCGCGGTTTGCAGGTGGGAGCACCGGTTGAGTTCCGCGGTATTCGCCTGGGTACGGTGTCGCAGGTACCGTATATGATTCCTGGCGTTAACCAGGCGCTGAATAATGACTACCGTGTGCCGGTGTTGATTCGTATTGAGCCGGATCGCTTTGTTAATCGTCTGGGTGGCGATTTCAATCTCGAGCAGCATCTGCAGGAAGGCAAAAAACGCGGCCTGCGTGCCACGCTGAAAACCGGCAATCTTTTGTCAGGTGCACTGTTCGTCGATCTTGATTTCTACGACAACGCCCCAGCCTATAAAGGGCCAAATGCTGTCGCAGGTTTAGAAGTGATCCCAACCGTTAGCGGTGGTCTGGCGCAGATTCAGCAGAAACTGATGGCGGCACTGGATAAGATTAACGGCTTGCCACTCAATCCTCTGCTTAACGAAGCGACCGGGACGTTGAAAGAGAGCCAGCGCACACTGCAGCAGCTGCAGAAAACGTTGGATAACCTCAATCAAATCACGGCCAATCCAGCGATGAAGACGCTGCCGGCAGATATGCAGCAAACCTTGCGTGAACTCAACCGCAGCATGAAGGGGCTGCAGCCGGGATCGCCAGCCTATAGCAAGCTGGTGGGCGATATGCAGCGACTCGATCAGGTACTGCGTGAGTTGCAGCCGGTATTGAAAACGCTGAATACCAAAAGTAACGCGCTGGTGTTTGAAGCCAAACCGGGCCAGGATCCACAGCCAAAGAGGGCGAAACAGTGA
- the pqiA gene encoding membrane integrity-associated transporter subunit PqiA has product MCAADQAHQWSLCPQCDLTVKLPAVPVGSRARCPRCHTTLLANWQEPRRRPTGYAISALFMLVLANLFPFINMHVAGLSSQISLLEIPQVMEREDYRSLATLFLLFVQGIPAFCMITIILLVNNVRMPHNLRLGLARILFQLRSWGMAEIFMAGVLVSFVKLMAYGEIGLGSSFWPWCLFCVLHLRAFQCVDRRWVWQRIDPMPPLSTLPQAGISGLKQGLRSCPCCTAILPADQLACPRCGVKAHARRKHSLQWTLALLITSVMLYIPSNIMPIMVTETLGSQYPSNIMAGVILLWSDGSWPVALVIFIASIMVPSLKMLAIAWLCWHGSGRGGRDDEKMHLVYEVVEFVGRWSMIDVFVIAVLSALVRMGRLMSVYPAPGALLFAMVVILTMFAAMTFDPRLLWDRQRETERKEPRLDGQPSRDC; this is encoded by the coding sequence ATGTGTGCAGCGGATCAGGCGCATCAGTGGAGTCTCTGTCCACAGTGTGATTTAACAGTAAAGCTGCCCGCAGTACCGGTAGGCAGCCGTGCGCGTTGCCCGCGTTGCCATACAACGCTGTTGGCCAACTGGCAGGAGCCGCGCAGACGACCTACCGGTTATGCCATCTCAGCGTTATTTATGCTGGTGCTGGCCAATCTGTTTCCTTTCATCAATATGCACGTGGCGGGATTAAGCAGCCAGATATCGCTGCTTGAAATCCCGCAGGTGATGGAACGCGAAGATTATCGCAGCCTGGCAACGCTGTTTCTGCTGTTTGTACAGGGAATTCCTGCCTTCTGCATGATCACCATTATCCTGCTGGTGAATAACGTACGCATGCCGCATAACCTGCGACTTGGCCTTGCGCGTATTTTGTTCCAGCTGCGTAGCTGGGGCATGGCTGAAATTTTTATGGCAGGCGTGTTGGTCAGCTTCGTTAAGCTGATGGCGTATGGCGAGATCGGCCTTGGCAGCAGTTTCTGGCCATGGTGTTTGTTCTGCGTGCTGCATCTGCGTGCGTTTCAATGTGTCGATCGCCGTTGGGTTTGGCAGCGCATCGATCCTATGCCGCCGTTATCAACGTTGCCGCAGGCCGGTATCAGCGGCCTGAAGCAAGGTTTGCGCAGCTGTCCATGCTGTACTGCCATTTTGCCTGCTGACCAACTTGCTTGCCCACGTTGTGGGGTGAAAGCGCATGCGCGCCGCAAGCACAGTTTGCAATGGACGTTGGCGCTGCTCATCACCTCGGTGATGCTTTACATTCCCTCCAATATTATGCCGATCATGGTGACCGAAACGCTCGGCTCGCAATATCCCTCGAACATTATGGCCGGGGTAATTTTGTTGTGGAGCGATGGATCCTGGCCGGTAGCGCTGGTGATCTTTATCGCCAGTATTATGGTGCCGTCGCTGAAAATGCTAGCGATTGCCTGGCTGTGCTGGCACGGCAGCGGACGAGGCGGGCGTGACGATGAAAAAATGCACCTGGTTTATGAGGTGGTTGAATTTGTTGGCCGCTGGTCAATGATTGATGTGTTTGTAATCGCCGTTCTCTCTGCGCTGGTGCGCATGGGAAGGCTGATGAGTGTGTATCCTGCGCCGGGCGCGCTGCTGTTTGCTATGGTGGTGATTCTCACCATGTTTGCAGCAATGACCTTTGATCCGCGCCTGCTTTGGGATCGACAACGGGAAACTGAACGTAAGGAGCCGCGTCTTGACGGACAACCATCACGAGACTGCTAA
- a CDS encoding ABC transporter ATP-binding protein, producing the protein MSLISIHGAYLSFSDAPLLDNTELHIEEGERVCLVGRNGAGKSTLMKIINGEQPLDDGRIIYEQDLVVARLQQDPPRNITGSVYDFVAEGVAEQAEHLKAYHAISHLVMEDPSEKNLNEMGRLQTILDHQNLWQLDSRINDVLQQIGLDADTELSSLSGGWLRKAALGRALVSNPRVLMLDEPTNHLDIETIDWLETFLKTFTGSIVFISHDRSFIRNMATRIVDLDRGKLVSWPGNYDLFLTGKEEALRVEEMQNAEFDRKLAQEEVWIRQGIKARRTRNEGRVRALKALRNERSARREVMGKANMQVGEAARSGKIVFEMEDVNYSVGGKILVKDFSTQVQRGDKIALIGPNGCGKTTLLRLMLDQLKADSGRVHCGTKLEIAYFDQHRAELDPDRTVMDNLAEGKQEVMVNGKPRHVLGYLQDFLFHPKRAMTPVRALSGGERNRLLLARLFLKPSNLLILDEPTNDLDVETLELLEELVDGYQGTVMLVSHDRQFVDNTVTECWIFEGNGEIGTFVGGYHDAQQQRAAYKQLKSAPVKSAPAAKSVEKNDAAKRSASKLSYNLARELEQLPQKLEQLETRIGELQAKMSHPDFFSQPHDKTQPVLDALAQTEQELEVAFERWEELEALKNGA; encoded by the coding sequence ATGTCACTGATCAGTATCCATGGCGCTTACCTCTCATTCAGCGATGCGCCGCTGTTGGATAACACCGAGCTGCATATCGAAGAAGGCGAACGCGTCTGTCTGGTAGGTCGTAACGGCGCCGGTAAATCGACGCTGATGAAAATTATCAACGGCGAACAGCCGCTGGATGACGGCCGCATCATTTATGAGCAGGATTTGGTGGTGGCGCGTCTGCAACAGGATCCGCCGCGTAATATTACCGGTTCTGTTTACGACTTCGTCGCAGAAGGCGTGGCCGAGCAGGCTGAACATCTCAAGGCTTATCACGCTATTTCCCATCTGGTGATGGAAGACCCGAGCGAGAAGAATCTTAACGAAATGGGCCGCCTGCAAACCATTCTCGATCATCAGAATCTGTGGCAGCTGGATAGCCGCATCAATGATGTGTTACAGCAGATTGGTCTTGATGCCGATACCGAGTTGTCTTCGCTCTCAGGCGGCTGGCTTCGTAAAGCAGCACTCGGTCGTGCGTTGGTGAGCAACCCGCGCGTACTGATGCTTGACGAGCCCACTAACCACCTTGATATCGAAACCATCGACTGGCTGGAAACTTTTTTAAAGACTTTCACCGGCAGCATTGTCTTCATCTCGCATGACCGTTCGTTTATCCGCAACATGGCGACGCGTATTGTCGATCTCGATCGCGGCAAGCTGGTTTCATGGCCGGGCAATTACGATCTGTTCCTGACCGGCAAAGAAGAAGCGCTGCGCGTGGAAGAGATGCAGAACGCCGAGTTTGATCGCAAATTGGCGCAGGAAGAAGTGTGGATCCGCCAGGGCATCAAAGCGCGTCGTACGCGTAACGAAGGCCGCGTGCGCGCCCTGAAAGCGCTGCGTAACGAGCGTTCGGCGCGCCGTGAGGTGATGGGCAAAGCCAACATGCAAGTCGGCGAAGCAGCCCGTTCAGGCAAAATCGTATTTGAGATGGAAGATGTCAATTACAGCGTGGGTGGCAAAATCCTGGTAAAAGACTTCTCTACTCAGGTACAGCGCGGCGACAAAATCGCCCTGATTGGCCCGAACGGCTGCGGTAAAACCACCTTGCTGCGCCTGATGCTGGATCAGTTGAAGGCCGATAGCGGCCGCGTGCATTGTGGCACCAAGTTGGAAATTGCTTACTTCGACCAGCACCGTGCTGAGCTGGATCCGGATCGTACCGTCATGGATAACCTCGCTGAAGGTAAGCAGGAAGTGATGGTTAACGGTAAACCGCGTCACGTGCTTGGCTATCTGCAAGACTTCCTGTTCCATCCGAAACGCGCCATGACGCCGGTGCGTGCGTTGTCCGGTGGTGAGCGTAACCGCCTGCTGCTGGCGCGTCTGTTCCTGAAGCCAAGCAACCTGCTGATCCTCGATGAACCGACCAACGACCTCGACGTCGAAACGCTGGAACTGCTGGAAGAGCTGGTGGATGGTTATCAGGGCACCGTGATGCTGGTGAGCCACGATCGTCAATTCGTTGACAACACCGTAACTGAGTGCTGGATTTTTGAGGGCAACGGCGAGATCGGCACCTTTGTAGGTGGCTATCACGATGCGCAACAGCAGCGCGCTGCCTACAAACAGCTGAAATCCGCGCCAGTAAAATCAGCCCCGGCGGCCAAATCGGTAGAGAAAAATGATGCCGCCAAACGTTCCGCCAGCAAGCTAAGCTATAACCTGGCACGGGAACTGGAACAGCTGCCGCAAAAGCTGGAACAGCTGGAAACACGCATCGGTGAGCTGCAAGCCAAAATGAGTCACCCGGACTTCTTCAGCCAGCCACATGATAAAACCCAACCGGTGCTGGATGCGTTAGCGCAGACAGAACAGGAACTGGAAGTGGCGTTTGAGCGTTGGGAAGAGCTGGAAGCGCTGAAGAACGGCGCATAA
- the rlmKL gene encoding bifunctional 23S rRNA (guanine(2069)-N(7))-methyltransferase RlmK/23S rRNA (guanine(2445)-N(2))-methyltransferase RlmL, translating to MNSLFASTARGLEELLKSELDALGAQDLQVVQGGVHFQADDRVMYQSLLWSRLASRILLPLGEFGVWSDLDLYVGAQSIPWTDMFDSNTSFAIHFSGTNEVIRNSQFGALRIKDAIVDSFTRQGLERPSVDREQPGIRINAWLNKDRVSIALDLSGDSLHQRGYRQQTGAAPLKETLAAAIVMRSGWQSSTPLVDPMCGSGTLLLEAALIACDRAPGLLRTHWGFHRWKKHNQAIWQDVHAAAKERARVGTAAATARFFGYDNDSRVLESARANARRAGVFELFTFTQQDVIKLKNPLAGQDITGTVLSNPPYGERLESEPALIALHSQLGRIMKQNFGGWNLSLFSASPELLSCLQLRADRQFKAKNGPLECVQKNYQLAATSGEGSAQIAEDFANRLRKNLKKLEKWARQSNIDCYRLYDADLPEYNVAVDRYADWVVIQEYAPPKTVDANKARQRLFDVISATLSVLEIPANRLVMKTRERQKGKSQYQKLGEKGDFFEVQEFDARLLVNLTDYLDTGLFLDHRIARQMLGKMSAGKDFLNLFAYTGTASVHAGLGGAKTTTTVDMSRTYLEWAERNLRLNGLTGRQHRLMHADCLSWLRESDEQFDLIFIDPPTFSNSKRMEDDFDVQRDHMMLMQNLKRLLRRGGTIMFSNNKRGFKMDLDGLARLGLQAQEITQKTLSQDFARNRQIHNCWLVSHAGKE from the coding sequence ATGAATTCTCTGTTTGCCAGTACGGCGCGTGGGCTCGAAGAGCTGTTGAAAAGTGAGCTGGACGCGCTGGGTGCGCAGGATTTGCAGGTGGTGCAGGGCGGCGTCCACTTTCAGGCCGACGACCGCGTAATGTACCAAAGCCTGCTGTGGAGCCGTTTGGCTTCGCGCATTTTGCTGCCGCTGGGAGAATTTGGCGTCTGGAGCGATCTCGATCTCTACGTGGGTGCGCAAAGTATTCCGTGGACCGACATGTTCGATAGCAACACCAGTTTTGCCATCCATTTTAGCGGCACCAACGAGGTGATCCGCAATAGCCAGTTTGGCGCGCTGCGCATTAAAGATGCCATCGTCGATAGCTTTACGCGTCAGGGGCTGGAACGTCCAAGCGTCGACCGTGAGCAGCCGGGCATTCGTATCAATGCGTGGCTGAATAAAGATCGCGTCAGTATCGCCCTGGATCTAAGCGGTGATTCACTGCATCAGCGTGGCTACCGCCAGCAAACGGGCGCCGCCCCGCTGAAAGAAACGTTAGCCGCGGCAATCGTAATGCGTTCCGGCTGGCAGAGCAGCACGCCACTGGTCGATCCGATGTGTGGCTCCGGCACGCTGCTGCTGGAAGCAGCGCTGATCGCCTGCGATCGTGCGCCAGGCTTACTGCGTACCCATTGGGGCTTTCATCGCTGGAAAAAACACAATCAGGCGATATGGCAAGACGTTCACGCTGCAGCAAAAGAGCGTGCTCGCGTGGGAACCGCTGCCGCGACGGCCCGTTTCTTTGGTTATGACAACGACAGCCGCGTGCTGGAGTCCGCGCGTGCCAATGCTCGTCGTGCAGGCGTGTTCGAGCTGTTCACCTTCACGCAGCAGGACGTGATCAAGCTGAAAAATCCGCTGGCCGGGCAGGACATTACCGGTACGGTATTGAGCAACCCGCCATACGGTGAGCGTCTGGAAAGTGAACCGGCGCTGATCGCGCTGCATAGCCAGCTTGGCCGCATCATGAAGCAGAATTTTGGCGGCTGGAATCTGTCCTTATTCAGCGCATCGCCCGAGCTATTAAGCTGCCTGCAACTGCGCGCCGATCGCCAGTTCAAAGCCAAAAATGGCCCGCTGGAGTGTGTGCAGAAAAATTATCAGCTGGCCGCAACCAGTGGCGAAGGCAGCGCGCAGATTGCCGAAGATTTTGCTAATCGTCTGCGTAAGAACCTGAAGAAGCTGGAAAAGTGGGCGCGTCAGTCGAATATCGACTGCTACCGTCTGTATGATGCCGATCTGCCCGAGTACAACGTGGCGGTCGATCGCTACGCCGATTGGGTGGTGATTCAGGAATACGCGCCGCCGAAAACCGTGGATGCGAACAAAGCGCGTCAGCGTTTATTCGATGTCATCAGCGCCACGCTGAGCGTGCTGGAGATTCCGGCCAATCGTCTGGTGATGAAAACGCGCGAGCGTCAGAAAGGCAAAAGTCAGTATCAAAAGCTGGGCGAGAAGGGCGATTTCTTCGAAGTGCAGGAATTTGATGCGCGCCTGCTGGTTAATCTCACCGATTATCTGGATACTGGCCTGTTCCTCGATCACCGTATCGCGCGCCAGATGCTGGGTAAAATGAGCGCAGGCAAAGATTTCCTTAACCTGTTTGCTTATACCGGCACCGCCAGCGTACACGCCGGCCTGGGCGGGGCGAAGACCACCACCACGGTGGATATGTCGCGCACCTATCTGGAGTGGGCTGAGCGCAACCTGCGTCTGAACGGGTTGACCGGACGTCAGCATCGGCTGATGCACGCAGATTGTCTAAGCTGGCTGCGTGAGAGTGATGAGCAGTTCGATTTAATATTTATCGATCCGCCGACGTTTTCTAACTCTAAGCGCATGGAAGATGATTTCGACGTGCAGCGCGACCATATGATGCTGATGCAGAATCTGAAACGTCTGCTGCGTCGCGGTGGCACCATTATGTTCTCTAACAATAAGCGCGGCTTCAAAATGGATCTCGACGGTTTAGCTCGTCTGGGTCTGCAGGCGCAGGAAATTACCCAAAAAACGCTGTCGCAGGATTTCGCGCGCAACCGTCAAATTCACAACTGCTGGCTGGTTAGCCACGCCGGTAAGGAATAA
- a CDS encoding YcbX family protein: MITLSRLFIHPVKSMRGLQLSHAQVLESGLAFDRIFMVTELDGTFVTARQYPEMVRFTPALLPDGLFLQAPDGTQALIRFADFTPEQAPTEVWGNHFTARIAPDEINSWLSAFFPRPVQLRWTGVEPTRRVKRFDHVPLSFADGFPFLLVNMASLQDLQQRCPASVRVEQFRPNLVVSGAAAWEEDSWKRLQIGEIVFEMPKPCSRCVFTTVGTESGRKHPDGEPLTTLQGFRSAQDGSGDIDFGLNLIAMNSGIIRVGDTVTILQQQSPRAYGSGAVVETLAPTTTSHRAVTIDYQGTAFNGDNQQVLLEQLEMQGFRIPYSCRAGICGSCKVTLVAGEVKALKKSAVRADGTILSCSCIPAGDIELA, from the coding sequence ATGATCACGTTATCTCGCCTTTTTATTCATCCCGTTAAATCAATGCGCGGCCTGCAGTTGTCGCATGCGCAGGTGCTGGAGAGCGGTCTGGCCTTTGATCGCATCTTCATGGTGACTGAACTGGATGGAACCTTTGTAACCGCGCGTCAATATCCAGAAATGGTGCGCTTCACGCCTGCGCTGCTGCCGGACGGCCTGTTTCTTCAGGCACCCGATGGAACACAAGCGCTGATCCGCTTTGCCGACTTCACTCCTGAGCAGGCGCCAACCGAAGTGTGGGGCAACCATTTCACCGCGCGTATCGCGCCCGACGAGATAAATAGCTGGTTAAGTGCGTTCTTCCCGCGTCCGGTGCAGCTGCGCTGGACCGGTGTAGAACCCACGCGTCGAGTGAAGCGATTTGATCATGTGCCGCTGAGTTTTGCCGACGGTTTTCCCTTCCTGCTGGTGAATATGGCGTCGCTGCAGGATCTGCAACAGCGCTGCCCGGCCAGCGTGCGCGTTGAGCAGTTCCGCCCCAATTTGGTGGTTAGCGGCGCGGCGGCATGGGAAGAGGACAGCTGGAAACGCCTGCAAATTGGCGAGATCGTCTTTGAGATGCCCAAGCCGTGCAGTCGCTGCGTGTTCACCACCGTGGGTACCGAAAGCGGACGCAAACATCCTGATGGCGAACCGCTCACCACGTTGCAAGGTTTTCGTAGCGCGCAGGATGGCAGCGGGGATATTGATTTCGGCCTGAATTTGATTGCGATGAATAGCGGCATTATTCGCGTGGGCGATACGGTCACGATTCTGCAGCAACAGTCGCCACGTGCTTACGGCTCAGGCGCCGTGGTTGAGACGCTGGCGCCAACCACCACTAGCCACCGCGCAGTCACTATTGATTATCAGGGCACTGCCTTTAACGGTGATAATCAGCAGGTGTTGCTGGAACAATTGGAGATGCAGGGATTTCGTATTCCCTACTCTTGCCGCGCCGGTATTTGCGGCAGCTGCAAAGTCACACTGGTTGCAGGTGAAGTGAAGGCGTTAAAGAAAAGCGCGGTGCGTGCCGATGGCACCATTCTAAGCTGCAGCTGTATTCCCGCTGGCGATATCGAACTGGCCTGA